The DNA window ACGGCCCCTTCGGGCGCCAGGTTCCCTTTGAGAATGGTGATGTGGCCCTTTGGCTTGATCGGCTGCTGCACGGTATGCACGACCTTCTGCCCGACCGACAGCGGGGCGGCCGATTCCAGATTCTCGGCCAGGGTAAAGCCGGTGCAGGTGAGCGTTTCGCCGTTGAGATAGCCTTCTTCCAGCAGGTACTTCATCACCGCCGGCGTGCCGCCCACATTGTGCAGGTCTTCTTCCACATAGCGGCCGCTGGGCTTCAGGTCGCCGATGTAGGGGACGCGATCGCTGACCGCCTGGAAGTCGTCGATCGTCAGCGGCACATCGACGCTGCGGGCCATGGCGATCAAATGCAGCACGGCGTTGGTCGAACCGCCCAGGGCCATGACCACGATCATGGCGTTCTCAAAGGCGGCCCGGGTCATAATGTCCCGCGGTTTGATATCGCGTTCCATGAGCAGGCGAATGGCGGCGCCCGCCCGGTGGCACTCTTCGCTCTTCAGCGGATCGACGGCCGGCGTGGAAGAACTGTAAGGCAGCGACATGCCCAGCGCTTCGATCGCGCTGGACATGGTGTTGGCCGTATACATGCCGCCACAGGCGCCGGCGCCGGGGCAGGAGCGTTTGACGATTTCTTTACGGGTGGATTCGTCGATGGAGCCGGCCAGGAACTGCCCATAGCACTGGAAGGCCGAGACAATGTCGAGCGGTTCGCCGTTGAGCGTGCCCGGCTTGATCGTGCCGCCGTAGACCATCAGGGAGGGGCGATTCAGGCGTCCCATCGCCATCACGCAGCCCGGCATGTTCTTGTCACAGCCGGGCAGGGCGATCAGGGCGTCGTACCACTGGCCGCCCATGATGGTTTCAATGGAGTCGGCAATCAGGTCGCGGGACTGCAGGGAGAAGCTCATCCCTTCGGTGCCCATGGAGATGCCGTCGCTGACGCCGATGGTGTTGAACCGCATGCCAACCAGATCGGCCTCCACGACCCCCTGTTTGACCTTTTCCGCCAGATCGAGCAGATGCATGTTGCAGGTGTTGCCTTCGTACCAGACGCTGGCAATGCCCACCTGGGCTTTGTTCATATCCTCTTCTGACATGCCCGTGCCGTACAGCATCGCCTGGGAAGCTCCCTGGCTTTTGGGTTGCGTGATACGCTGGCTGTACTTGTTCAGGTTGTCCGTCATCGGGCTCAATCCTCCGCGAAAACACATTCGCCTTGGGGGGTAGTAAAATCAGTCCTTGGCCAAACGTGTATTGTACGGCTGGAGCGAAATCCCCGGGAGTGGTAACCCGCCAAGAGAATCCGCCAGGCTGCGCTACTTGCCAGGCCCGGTCGATTCGATGATAAAAGACCTTTGCGGAACCGGTTTTCTGCTGTCCCTTGCGTTGAAATGAGGTGTTGCGTGCGTTTGCTTCTATGTTTGTCCGTCTGCCTGATGCTGGCCCAGGCCGCCGCCGCAGCCGATGATTTCGCCCCGTTGTTCGATGGAAAAACCCTGGCGGGATGGGAAGGAAACAAAGAAATTTTCCGGGTAGAGCAGGGGGCCGTCGTCGCCGGCTCGCTCAAAGAGAAGATCGCCCATAACGAATTTCTCTGCACGACCGCCGAATACGGCGACTTTGAACTGCGACTGCAGGCGAAGCTGATCGGGCAGGGGACCAACGCCGGCGTACAGTTCCGCAGCCGTCGCATGCCGGACCATTTTGAGGTGATTGGCTACCAGTGCGATATCGGCAGTACGCCCGACCGCTCGATCTGGGGCTCCTTGTACGACGAATCCCGCCGCCGCAAATTCCTGGCCGACGGCGATAAAGAGAAGCTGGCCGAAATCGTCAAACAGGGGGAATGGAACGAACTGGTCGTCCGCTGCGAGGGGCCCCATATCCAGATCTGGGTCAACGGCCTGCAGACGGTCGACTATACGGAATCCGACGCACAGATTGAACAGAACGGGCTGATCGCCCTGCAGATCCACGGCGGCCTGCCCGCCGAGGCCTGGTACAAAGATATTCGCCTGAAACGGCTGGATCGGTAGCCGCGCTCGCGAAATTTCCGATGGAGTTCGACAGGATTGTCGACTTTCACTCCGTGAAAAATCGCGTTCTTTTGCGGAGCAAAAGACGACTGACCGTCGACTTCCGTCAGTTAAAAGTTTCACGTTCCGAGCAAGAGACGACTTTCTGCGTCTAACTTTTTTGCAAGACGACAAAAACCGAATTTTGAGGTTTCAAGGTATTGATCCTCGCGATCTTTCGCTTGCCCTCCCGCCACTTTTTCGCCACCGGAAGAGAATCCGCCACGCATGACGACTCCTTGTTATTTGTATTTCGATATCGGCAATGTGTTGCTGCACGTCTCGCACGAGCAGGCCAACCAGGCAATGGCCGACGTCGCGGGCATGGCGCCGGAAACGATGCGTCAGCTGGTGTTCAGCGACAGCGGCCTGGAATGGAAGTTCGAACGGGGCGACCTCGACGAGCCGGCTTTCCTGGCGGCGCTGAACCAGGCCGCTGGCTGCGAACTGGACCCGGCCGCCATCCGCAAGGCGAACAACGAGATTTTTCGCCTTAACACCGACATTCTGCCGCTGGTGACCAGCCTCCGCTGTTCCAATCATCGGCTGGGCGTATTCTCTAACACCTCCAGCTGGCACTGGGCCTATATGCGGCATCGGTTCTCGTTCTTCTCCTTTTTCGCCGGCGCCGCCTTGAGCTTTGAGATCGGCGCCATGAAGCCGGAACCGGCCGCCTACGCCGCCGCCGCTTCCCTGGCCGGCTGCGCCCCGGAGGAGATTTTCTTTGTTGACGATCGCCCCGAAAACGTCGCCGCCGCCATCGTCGCCGGCTTCCAGGCCGTGCAGTACACGACCGCCGTCGCCCTCCGCGACGACCTCCGCAGCCGCGGCGTGCATTTCAATCTCTAACGCCCCTTCACCGCGGCCAACGCCTTTACGAAGTAAGTTCACTAAGGTTCGCACAGGAAGAGGAGAAGAAACCAGCGGAAGCAGAGTAGATCGCGGCAAAGAATGATGTCGTGACAAAAAAGAAGGAAAGAGGTCGTGAAACGGACGGCCCGCAACGACCATCCCGCCAACCGAAACTCTCTCTTCCTCCTCTGGGTTTCCTCTGCGATCCTCCGCGTCCCCTGCGGTGAATCTCTTCTTTTCTCCCTGGCTGCTTCGCCTACAGCACCATCGAGAGCTTCCGGCGATAGGCGACGACCTGCTGCGGATCGTCGATCACCAGGAACATCTCCAGCATCGCCGCGCGGGCCTGTTCGCCTACGCCGGAGCGATCCTGCTCCACCAGGGACAGGCAGATGTCCAGGGCGGCCTGGTACTGCTTCTGCCCCGCTAGCGCCCGGGCGTAGTCCAGCTGGGCCGCCAGATCGCTGGGATCCTGTTCGGCCGCACGCTTGACCGTTTCCAGGTCGCCCGACGAAGCCTGCAGGTCAAGCTCGGCTTTGATCCGTTCGGCGTCGGGTTCGAGGAAGCCGCGTTTCTCCAGCTCTTCCAGCATGGCGGTCGTTTCGTCCCGCTTGTTCTGGGCGAACAAACTACGCAGCAGGCCGAGCTGGGCGAATTCGCTTTCCGGCTCGGCGGCCAGCAGCTCCCGGTATTGCGTTTCCGCCTGGGCCGGATCCGTCTCTTCCAGGCCGACGATCGCCTGGTTATCGCCGAAGCCGATCAGCCGTTCAATCCACTGGCGAACCTGCCCCTCGGGCATGGCGCCGGCGAAGAAGTCGACCACTTCGCCGCCGACCAGGCCGTAAACGGCCGGGATGCCTTCGACGTTGAAGTCCATCGCCGCCTGCTGGTTGTAGTCGGTTTCCGCTTTGACCAGCACGAACTTGCCGGCCAGCTCCTCGGCCAGACCTTCCAGAATGGGCGACAGCAAACGGCAAGGACCGCACCAGGACGCCCAAAAGTCGACCACCACTGGCACGCTTTTGGAACGCTCGATCACGTCGGCTTCAAACGTTTCCTGGCGCGTATCCACAACCCATTGGGAAGCATTCTCAGACATGGTTATTCAACAAATTCCTGTACGCCGGAGCAAAGCCTGGCCTCGCTCCGGCTGGTGAAGATACAAAGGGAAGCAGACGGCCCCCGCGACAAACGGCAAGCGGCGCCCGATTCGCATGCTACTTTTTCTGGAACATCGGGTTCTGCGGATCGCCGCGCGACAGCAGATACGCCATCAGATCCAGTAATTCTTCCCGCTCGAGCGTATCAAGCAACCCCTCAGGCATCAGCGACACCTTGGAAGGCAGAATCTCGTCGATCTGTTTCCGGTCCAGAGAGATCTGATTATTGGGGTCCAGCATGTTAGGGCTGAGGCGGATCGAGTCGCCGGCAAAGTTGACGATACGGCCTGTCACCACCCGCCCGTCCAGTGTGATGATGTTCACCGCCTGGTACTGGTCGCTGATCGCTTTGTTCGGCTCCAGCACGGATTCCAGAATGTCGCGCGGGCTGAAACGTCCCGATAAAGCCGTCAAATCGGGGCCGACGGCCCCGCCGCGATTGTCAAAGCGATGGCAGGCGAAACACTTGGCCGCCGCAAACATCTGCCGGCCGTGCTCAAAGTTGCGATCCTGCAGACCGGCTTCCACCAGCGGGGCCAGTTCCTGCATCGTGTACTTGTGGACAAACGGCCGCGGCTCGCTGGAAAACGGTTCATCGTTCGCCGGTTTGGCGTCGAGAATCGGCTGCAGTTCAGCCAGTTCGGCAGGCGACAGATGCGCGACTGCGTCCTTTTTGATGTTGTCGACGAACAGCGTGAAGCTGTTGCCGCCGCGGTAACTGGCCGCTTTGACGAACCACTGGAAGTACGTTTTCTGGAGCGACGGCGTCCAGCCCTGCCGCAAGTGACGCAGCGTTTTGGCATAGTAAATCTGCTCCTCCTGCGTCGGAGCCTGCTGCATCAGGGCGACCGCTTTCGCCGCCGTCTGCGGAGCCTGCAGATACACCAGCAGCTCGGACAGGGCAAAGTTCAAGTCGCTGGAAGTCGCGGGAAACCGCGCGTCGAACTGCTCGATCAAATGGGCCCGCTGCGCCGGGGTCGGCGGGCCGATCCGCAAAAAGGTCAGCGTCAGCACGCGCAAGTGCTCCAGCTGTTGCTGGGGCGAAAGTTTGTCCCAGTCCAGCCGATCCAGGGCGGCCAGAATCGAGGCCCGCGCCAGTGCCCGGTCCCCCTTGGCTTCCACCTGCAGCTCGTCCCACACGGGCGGCGGCGTGTCGATATCGTTGCCGGTCCCTTTGTCCTGTCGTTCGTACATGCGGGCCATCGCCATCAGGGCGGCCAGCAGGATCTGCGGCTCGGCTTCTTCCACCGCCAGGCTCCGCCATTCGGCCAGCGGGCGATGCTCGATCGCCGTGCGGGCGGCAAACCGCAGGAAGCGGTCCGACGATCCCAGGTGCGGCCAGGCGATCTTCACCGCATCGGGGTGATCGCCCACATGGAGCGCTTCCAGCTGCCGACGCAAGGCCCGGGCTTCCGCTTCTTCTGGCTGATGGGCGTCGACCGGGGCGGTCGACTCGGTTCCCTGGTAGGTCACCCGGTACAGGCCGGACTGCACCCGTCGTCCGCCAATGGCGAAGTACATGGCGCCGTCGTGCGGATTGATGACGACATCGGTCAGAGGCAACGGCACGCCGGTGACGAAATCTTCCGCCGCGGCCAGGTACGAGGCTCCCAAAGGCTGGGGCCGCACCGCATACATTTTGCCGTAGGTCCAGTCGCAAATGAACAGCGCGTTCTGATACGCGGCGGGGAATTTGGCGCCATAGCCGAATGTGACGCCTGTCGGCGAACCGGGGCCGATATTGATCATCGGCGGCACGCTGTCGGCATACGTGACGGGCCATTTGCCGCCGCCGTTACGCCAGCCAAACTCAGCTCCGCTGACCACGTGACACACCCGCGTTGGCCGGTACCAGGGCGTATTCCAGTCCCATTCCATGTCGGCGTCGTAGGCGAACAGCTCGCCGTCGGCGTTAAAGGCCGCGTCAAATTCGTTGCGGAAGCCGACGGCCGCCAGCTCCCAGTTCTTCCCGTCGGGATCCATCCGGGCGATATAACCGCCTGGCGCCCGGGTGCCGATCATAAAGCCGCGTCCATAAGGACGGGGAAGCAGCAGGTCTTCGTCCCACACCTGCGGCACGCGCGAAGCATCGACTTTGGTCAGGTCGGTCTTGTTACCGCAGACGATGTACAGCCCTTTGCCGTCGGGAGCAAGCAGCACGGCGTGCGGGCCGTGTTCGGCGGCGCCGCCCGTCAGCTTGCGGAGCGTTTCCACCTGATCAAGGACGTCGTCGCCGTCGGTGTCGCGCACCCGATAGACGCCGGAGTCGTAGTTGCCGCCCGTGTTGACGACGACGTACAGGCTATCGAACGCCCAGAGCAGACCTTGCGCGTCGCCGATCGGTACGTCGATCTTCTCAATCTTTGGTTCCTGCTGCACGCCAATGGGCGGCGGCGTTACGCGATACAACGAGCCGTACTGGTCGGAAACAATCAGCCGACCTTTGGGGTCGACGCACATGTTGACCCAGGAGCCTTGCTCTGCTTTGGGGACCGAGTACAGCAGCTCGGCGTGAAAGCCTGCGGGCAGCTTGAGCGAGTCGGCGGCAGTGGCGGTCGGCTCCCGCAGCGGAGCGACGGCGGCCAGGGCCACGGCGTCGATCTTTTTCCAGGGAGCGTCGCCCAGCTGGGCGATTTCCTGGGGACGGGCCCAGCCGGAATCGTCAAAGCCGACCTGCTGCCAGCCGTCGGCCGGAGTGGTCGAGGCCCGCCAGGTGCGGTCAGTGACTTCAGTCCGCGACTCGCGCCAGCCGGAGTCCAGGTCGATCCGCAGCAGCACGCCGCCGGGGCCTTTCTTCCCTTTTTCGGCTTCCACGGCGACCGCCATTTTCGGCTCTTCGCGGATCTTGTCGTTCTGGGAAGTCAGGTTGATAAAGGCCGGTTTTTTTGGGTCGACATGCGTCAGCACCTGCTCGCCGTTGACCCAGACTTTGACCGCCTGGCTGGTCGCCGCGTAGATGTGGATAGAGCTGATCCCCGTCAGCGGGAACTCTTTCCGCAGGTAGACCTTGTCGGCTCCGTCCGGCAGCCAGACCCAGACCGGCTGGGCGTGTTCCGGACGGACGGCCGGCTTTCCTTTGGGCTTTACCGGCGCCTTGGACTGCTTGTCGGCGGCGTCGAATTTTTTGAGACGGATGTTCTTGAACTGGGCTTTCATGGCCGGGCCGCGATGCACCTGCAGGCCGATCAGACCGTTCAGGTCGCGGGCCGATTCCTGCTCGTCGACCAGTTCGATGGTGGTTTCGTCGTCGATCTTGTGCACCAGGCGATTGCCGCGGGCGATGACCGTGAGGGTATGCCACTGGGTGACATCGATCGGCTCGACTTTCTCTTTCGACAGCGGGGCGACTTTGGTTTTGCCGTCGGGCGTGACGATCACCTTGTGGCCGCGCTGGGCCAGGATGCCGCGGCCGCGTTCATCGTAGAGCATGCCGGTGTATTCGGGCTTGCCGTGGATATCGGCCTGGTAACCGCCCAGCGAGTGCTCGCCGACTTCTTTCATCAGGGCGCTGCGATACTGCACGCCGGAGTTATTGGCTCCTTCGAGGCGGAACTCCAGCCGCAGTTCAAAGTCAGCCGCTTCCCCGTCCCAGACGAGGAACTGGTTGTAGGACAGATGATCGGGGCCGTTGGTCTTCCCAGTGATGGCGCCGTCTTCAACGGACCAGAGTTCGGGGTTCCCTTTCCAGCCGGCTAGATCGCGGCCGTTAAACAGACGGACGAAGCCATCTTCGGCCGCCGCCGGGGCTGCCAGGGCAAGCAGTAATAAAATCGCCGTCGTTCGCATCACGCCAACGCTCCTGTGGTAAACCAACGCTCGAACAGCTGCCACCGGCAAGAGGACCGCGACTGGCCAGGGATCCGATCGCCGATCAGATCGCTTCCGCCCAGGGCGAAAGGAAGCAGCAAGAACCAAAACGGGCATTGTACCGAAGAGAACGCCCGGTTGCCTGCCGCCGGAGACCTTTTTCACGCCGCCAGAAGTCGGGATTCACGCCGCCAGAAGTCGGGACCGCGGGCCGGCCAGATCACTCGTCGGAGGAGAAGTCGTCCATCAGGTCGTCAAAGAAGTCGTCGTTGCTGGCTTCGGTAGCGGCCGCTTCCTGCTTCTGATCGAACCGCTTGCGCGCCCGGCGCAGCGCTTCGTTAATGGCCGTTTCACTGGCGCCGTGCTTCTGGAAGAACTTGCGCACGGTTGCTTCCGAAACGTCTTTCGCCGTTACGACCTTCTGCGTTTTCGCGTCGACCAGCACGAACCGTTCCGCGCCCTCCGCGTCGGTCACTTTGTCAGGATAAAGGTCCATGCGTCGCCAGGGCAAAAGAAGTGTGCGTCAAGGTGCAGACTCCCCTATAATTCAAGCACCGCCCCACGGCAAGTTTTTGGACAAAACGGTGGGAAAAAGCGGCCGATCAGAAGGAACAATCGGCGGCGCCCCCTCTTCTGTCGCATGGGCGCTCCTGCCCGTTCCTGTTCGACGACGTCCCGCCAGCACTGCCGCGAATCCGGATAAACGGCCGCTCTGAACTTGCTGCCAGCTGTGACGCCTTTGGCCGCGCGACCGGGAATCCCGGACGGGCAGGAGCGCCCGATCCTACAGAAGAGGGAGCGCTTCGCAAGCTATACCCGCTGTAACGCCAGGACGACTTCGTCCATGGACTGGAAGCGGTCGGCGGGGCGCTTGGCGAGCATTTTGCGGCAGATCGTGTCGAGGCGATCGGGAATGTTCGGCCGGATGCTGCGGAGACTGGCGACCGGCGAGGTGCGATGGGCCTGGAGCTTTTCGCGGGAGTTCTGCATCGGGAACAGCGGACGTCCGGTCAGCAGCGTAAAGAGCGAACAGCCTAGCCCATAGATGTCGGCTCGATGGTCGATGCTTTCGCTGTCCTGCCCTTGCTCCGGCGCCATGTAATTGAGCGAGCCGACGATCTGGCGCCGGGGCGATTCGGCCTGCGGGTAGGCCGTGTCGCCGGCCAGCAGGGCGATTTCCAGGCCGATCACCCGGGTCAGTCCGGCGTTGTCGATCAGCAGGTTGGCCGGCTTCACGTTCCGATGGTAGATCCCTTTGGCGTGCAGGTACGACAGCCCAACCGCTGCGTGCATCACATAACCGACCACATGCGTTATGGGGATCGGATGAAACTGCTTGAGCAGCGTCATCAGGTCAAAGCCCGGGGCGTGCTCCATGACCATATAACGGATGCCGTCGTCTTCGCCGCAGCCCAGCATGCGGACCCAGTTGGGATGGCTGAAGTTCGACAGGATTTCAATCTTTCGCTGGAACTTGGGCATGGGCTCCAGCACCCGCACCGTTTCCGGCGACAGGATCTGCACCGTGACCGTTTCGCCTGCCGCGGTACGGGCCTTGAACAGATGGTTCTTGCCGCCGCCCGACATCCGCTCGATCAGCGTAAAGTTGGCGAACCGCGTCGCCTTGGCGAGCGTGGTGAACCGCCGCGCCAGACGCTCGGTGGCCGGATTCACGGGCGGCAGTTTGTCGTCAGGCATCGTCGACCGCGGACTGTCTTCCGCCGGTAACGGCGGACCGGCAGGCGGCGTTTCGGATCGCGGCGGCAAGGACAATTGCGTGGTCCGGCCGACAACGTGGGAGGGCGGGGCGCCAGCGGCAGGACCATTTCCGCTGACTGCTTTGGCGACGGCCGGCTGCGGGTCGGCGGCAGGGACAATCTCCGGCGCCGATTCATAATGCGTATCGTTGTCCGGCGGGGGACTGCTGAGCAACGAGGCGATCCGCGGCGGCGCATCAAACTCTTCTTCGAGCGACGCTTTCTGCGCGCGACGGGCCTCTTCCTCTTCCGATAGACGGGATTGCACCTGGGCCGACAGCGGGATTTCCGGAGAAGCAACGACCGGCAGCGGAGGAGCAACGTCGTCGGGCGCCGTTTGACGCACCAGCACGCCCTCGACCGGCGCCGCCGCGCGACTCGCTTCCCGCGCGCTGGCCTCAGACAGCTGCGATTCCGCCTGGGACAACAGCGACTCCAGCTGAATCTGGCGGGACTGCAGACGGTCGTTTTCCGCCTGGGCTGCGGCCGCCTCCTGGCGAACCTGGTCGAGCTGGGTCTGGGCCGCCTCCTGTTCCGCCAGCCGGGTCGTCTCCGCTGCGGCCAGTTTGCCTTCCTTCGTCTGCAGGCGAGCGTCGAGCGCGGCGTAAGCCGCCGACTGCTCCGAAAGTTCCTGCTGCAGGCGGGCCTGGGCGGCCGTCAGCTCTTTGTTCTGCTGTTCCAGCGATTGCCGTTGTTGCTGGCTGGCCGCGGTCGCTTCCTCCCAGGACTGCCGGGCCGTCGCCAGGTTTTGCTGATGCTCCTCACGAGCCGTTTCGGCCGTACGCTGGGCCGTTTCGGCCGCCTGACGGGAGGCTTCGGTCGCCTGCTGCCGCTCGTTTAACGCAGCCAGTTCCTGCTGCAGGGCGACCAGCTCCTGCTGTTGCGACACCTGCGCTTGCTGTTGCGATTCGCGCTCTTGTTGCTGGGTCGCAAGCTGCTGCTGGAGCGACTGGATCTCTTGCTGTTGCGAGGTGATCTCTTGCTGCTGGCGACGGTGCTGGTCGGTGGCGAACTGCTCCTGGCTGCCGGCCGCTTCCTCGAGCAGCTGGCTTGAGGCCGTGAGCTCGCGCGTCAGACGTTCCCGCTCCGCCTGCCAGGCGGCGGCCGCTTGCCGATGCTCTTCTTCCTGCGTCGCCCAGGTTTGTTCCCGGTGCGTCCAGCGCTGGGCGAGGTCGGCTTGTTCGGTCGCCTGGTCGGCCTGTTGCTGCAGCAGGGCCGCGTGCTGCTGTTTCAGCTCCTGCTGTTCCTGCTGCAGGGTTGCCAGTTCCTGCTGCAGCGACAGCTGCTCCTGTTCCGCCTGGGCCAGCTGGGCGGCGGCCTGCGTTTGTTCGGCTTGCCAGTTATCGTGCTGTTCCTGCAGGGCGACGGCCTGGGCGGCTTGCGGTTCCAGATCGGCCAGTCGCGACAGGAAGCCTTGCTGTTTCTGTTCCTGCTGCGACAGCGCGGCCTGCAGCTGTTCGACCTCCAACAGGGCCGACGTACAGCGTGCTTCGCTTTGCTCCTGGGCGGCGGCGGTAGCGGCCAGGGCCTCTTCCTGCTTTTTGATGTCGGCGGCCTGGACGGCCAGCTGCTTTTTGAGTTCCTGTTCCTGCTCGCGGAAGGACTGCTCTTCTGCCGCGGCCTGGTTGCGCTGGGAAGCCAGTTCGGCGGCGACTTTTTCGGCGTCAGCGGTCGCAGCGGCGGCCGCTTCCCGCAGCGGGACGAGAGCCTGCTCGTATTCGTCGGCCTGCAGCTGGAGCAGTTGCTCGGACTCGGCCTGGGCAGCGGCGGCCTGCTCCTTGGCTGCTTTCAGATCCTGCTGCAGGGATGCGAGCTGGGCCTGCTGGGCCGTCTGTTGTTCGGCTTGACGTGCGGCTTGATGCTCGACTTCTGCCTGAAGGCTGGAGATCTGTTTTTCGGCCTCGACACGGGCCGCCTGGTGCTCTTCGGCCTGCTGTCGCCACTGGTCGAGCTGAGTGGACAGCTGGGCCGTTTGCTGTTGCAACGCAGCCTGCTGGCTTTGATCGGTCTGGCGGGTTTTCTGCAGCTGTTCCACTTCGTCCCGCAGCCTGGCGACATCGCTGGCGCTGCTTTCAGCCTCGCCGGAGGCGGCCCGGAGCTGTTGCTCAAGCTGCGCGATACGCGCCTGCTGCTCGTCCCCTGCGGCGACCTGCTGTTCTTGTTCGCGGAGACGATCGGCCTCGCGCGTTTCGGCCGCGTCGCGCAGTTGCTGCAGCTCGGCTGCTCCTGATTGCAGCGCCGTGTCCCGCTGGGCCAGCTGCTGCTGATGCTGTGCGAGTTGCTGTTCCAGCTGTTCGACCTGCTGGCGGCGTTCGGCGGCGGCCGCGGCCAGCATTTGCTCCAGTTCTGCGATGCGTTGCTGGTTGCGAACCTGGTCGGCCGCTTGTTGCGAGGTCTGCTCGTGCTGACTGTGCGCTTCGGCCAGATCCTCTTCCAGACGCTGGCGTTGCTGCTGGAACGCTTCCGCCTGTTCCTGCAGACGGGTCGTCAGCTCGCGGACCTGTTCGCGCAGATCGCCGGCTTGCTGTTCGTGGCCGGCCGCCGTATCGGCCAGCCGACTCAGGCGGTCCCGCTCGGCGAGGTTTTCGGCGACGGTTTCGGCCAGGGTCTGTTCGTGCGACCGGACGAGCTGGGTGCGTTCCGTTTCCAGCCGCTGCAGAAACTCCGCTTCGAGCGAGGCTTTCGCTGCGTCAACCGCCTGGGCCAGTTCATCCGCGTGCGTTTGCTGGCTGGCCTGCAGGCGATCCTGCAGCTGGGCGATTTGCTCCTGCAGCTGGGCGATTTGCGTTTCCCGCTGCTCGCGATCGGCCTGGGAGCTTTGGGCCTGTTGTTCAATCTGGACGACCGAAGCGCCCAGTTCCTCCAGCGATCGGGTGAGCGATTCCACCTGCTGCTGGGCCGTTTGCCGGGCGCTGTCGGCCTGCAGCAATTCGCCTTCGAGCTCGTCGATCCGATCCACGGCGTCGGCCAGTCGCTGGCCGGCGGTCTGGGCGTCGTAGTCGCGACGAACGAGGATTTCGTTCGCCTTTTTCTCCGAGGCCCGCAGCTGTTCGTGGGCGGCGTCGAGGCGTTTCTCCAGGACGTTAATCTGCGCCTGCAGGGCGGCCAGTTCGGCTTCATGAAGGCCGTTCCGAGCGGACGAGGCCGGGGCAGCCTGGGAGAACGAAGGGGCAGGCGACTCCTGCAGGTGATCCATACGAAAGGTCGTGGCGCCAATCCGGAAATCTTCGCCGGCGACAATGGTGAATTCGTGCGTGGCCTCTCCCAGCCGGATCGCCGGGTTACGGGCCGAATCCAGGCAGCGCACCAGCATCCGGTCGCCGTCAAGCTTCAGGTCGGCGTGCTCGCGCGAGACGCGCAAATCCCAGGGGACGGCCCAGCCATTCTGGGGCGCACGGCCCAGGCGGATCCATTCGCCCTCGGGGATATGGCGGCGCCAGCGTTGGCCCGCTTCGGGTCCGATAGCGACAAATTCCAGCACAGTGATTGCCTCTCCACGTCATTTTCGCCGCGATACGCACCACGGCGGTCGTAGTTCGACGATAACTTACGGATCGTTTCCAATCAATGTTTCGTCGGCCTCGGCATGGCCGTGAAGCGGTGGAAAAGAGCGAGCCAGCCAGATTAAGCGCCACACTCCCCCTGACCGCGGTGAATCGCCGGATCCGGGTGCTGGCCGGGACGATCTTCCGAGTACCACTTTGCAAACACCGCCTGCAGGTC is part of the Lignipirellula cremea genome and encodes:
- a CDS encoding protein kinase domain-containing protein, yielding MLEFVAIGPEAGQRWRRHIPEGEWIRLGRAPQNGWAVPWDLRVSREHADLKLDGDRMLVRCLDSARNPAIRLGEATHEFTIVAGEDFRIGATTFRMDHLQESPAPSFSQAAPASSARNGLHEAELAALQAQINVLEKRLDAAHEQLRASEKKANEILVRRDYDAQTAGQRLADAVDRIDELEGELLQADSARQTAQQQVESLTRSLEELGASVVQIEQQAQSSQADREQRETQIAQLQEQIAQLQDRLQASQQTHADELAQAVDAAKASLEAEFLQRLETERTQLVRSHEQTLAETVAENLAERDRLSRLADTAAGHEQQAGDLREQVRELTTRLQEQAEAFQQQRQRLEEDLAEAHSQHEQTSQQAADQVRNQQRIAELEQMLAAAAAERRQQVEQLEQQLAQHQQQLAQRDTALQSGAAELQQLRDAAETREADRLREQEQQVAAGDEQQARIAQLEQQLRAASGEAESSASDVARLRDEVEQLQKTRQTDQSQQAALQQQTAQLSTQLDQWRQQAEEHQAARVEAEKQISSLQAEVEHQAARQAEQQTAQQAQLASLQQDLKAAKEQAAAAQAESEQLLQLQADEYEQALVPLREAAAAATADAEKVAAELASQRNQAAAEEQSFREQEQELKKQLAVQAADIKKQEEALAATAAAQEQSEARCTSALLEVEQLQAALSQQEQKQQGFLSRLADLEPQAAQAVALQEQHDNWQAEQTQAAAQLAQAEQEQLSLQQELATLQQEQQELKQQHAALLQQQADQATEQADLAQRWTHREQTWATQEEEHRQAAAAWQAERERLTRELTASSQLLEEAAGSQEQFATDQHRRQQQEITSQQQEIQSLQQQLATQQQERESQQQAQVSQQQELVALQQELAALNERQQATEASRQAAETAQRTAETAREEHQQNLATARQSWEEATAASQQQRQSLEQQNKELTAAQARLQQELSEQSAAYAALDARLQTKEGKLAAAETTRLAEQEAAQTQLDQVRQEAAAAQAENDRLQSRQIQLESLLSQAESQLSEASAREASRAAAPVEGVLVRQTAPDDVAPPLPVVASPEIPLSAQVQSRLSEEEEARRAQKASLEEEFDAPPRIASLLSSPPPDNDTHYESAPEIVPAADPQPAVAKAVSGNGPAAGAPPSHVVGRTTQLSLPPRSETPPAGPPLPAEDSPRSTMPDDKLPPVNPATERLARRFTTLAKATRFANFTLIERMSGGGKNHLFKARTAAGETVTVQILSPETVRVLEPMPKFQRKIEILSNFSHPNWVRMLGCGEDDGIRYMVMEHAPGFDLMTLLKQFHPIPITHVVGYVMHAAVGLSYLHAKGIYHRNVKPANLLIDNAGLTRVIGLEIALLAGDTAYPQAESPRRQIVGSLNYMAPEQGQDSESIDHRADIYGLGCSLFTLLTGRPLFPMQNSREKLQAHRTSPVASLRSIRPNIPDRLDTICRKMLAKRPADRFQSMDEVVLALQRV